The sequence below is a genomic window from Lolium perenne isolate Kyuss_39 chromosome 7, Kyuss_2.0, whole genome shotgun sequence.
gcacgttcctaatccaatgcttggcgtccatgctagatccattcctaaataatataaatacatttgatttaggcagcatcatattctcatatatatattaggaaggattcctagtaacgaatgtacctgagatgtggttgtaggagtattggttgtatctatcatagagatgtcctcctcatcctccccttcttgaattgaaatcGTCATCGACGttgtctcatctttttcaccaagatatgccttcaaatcggaggttgtgatgtcctcatcatcctccctttcttgaaagaaaagctgtcctcggcgatgtttattctataaacatgctaacaaaagagacaatgtatatgcatggtatatgtatatgtcatcTGTTTTAACAGATCTGTCATGTCGCTCATTTAATTGTGTACATATTGCAGTCTTGTAGTAGCTTAGAAGATCATTAGTCCCCATTAAACATTCATCACAACTCAGTTTGCAGATATAAGTGAAGCACATATTAACTCCTTTCAAATTGTAAtgctcatcattaaaccatcccaaAGTTGGTAAACCAAAATGTAAGGTCTCAAATTTACTAGCTACGCCATGTGGATTTAAACAATTTTGCAGCAAGTTATTTGGCATAGAATGAATACCAACattggaggtcatatcaaaatgaAAAAGCATATACACAAAATCAGTTTTATTGGAACTATAAGAATCATCACACATGATGCAAATCCTATGTACCATAAAAACATTGGTTCTGACATACTCCCCAATCAAATTAAAAGTAACATCGGGGGCGTAGACACTCTTTAAACAAGGAAGTTCATCAATTTTATTTCTAGCATTTTACAAATATATAGGTGGGTCCATCACAACATAAAACAAAGAATTAGCATGAGAAATCTTAGCCAACACTTCATTGTTCATAACCAGTTTTATATGATCCATACTAGTGTCATCTTTCAAATCACAAGGTGCATTATCAGGAGCAAGAATTTCAGTTTGTACACTCATAGATATGGAAAATTTAACTTGTACAGTACGTGTACTCAACATAGTTGGTATATCATTTACACAAGTTCCTAACACATGGTCATCCTTGGAAACAAAAGTCTCCGTTTGTACACTCATATCAATAGAGGAACGAAAAACAGCACATGGTACACACGAATCTGTAGGTCTCTCATAACTAGAGTCAACCAAAAGATTGCTAGTCATATCAATGATAATTTCAGTGGGTGCACTCATATTCCAAGACAGATTAAAGTGATCAATTGGTACACCGAACCCAAAATCTCTCTTAGCATGTAACTCATttagggctctgataccacttgataagacaaaggtgtccgatctttcaatGAGATgaagatagatcgatttgttggtggagttcgtgcttgacgatccgactacacgtgcaaagctcgtgcaccaatgcaatcgctaggacaatctccgggagttactgatcttgtgggagcacgatcagcctgaccagaagattttaattcctacctgaaatcgagaacaagtaagaactaaagatgcaatcagaatattgcgaatagagatgaaaggttgattgataatggtgggattccaaATAGGCGATCTTGTTCTGggtgttggcctcaaaagaagtacacgtagtTGGAGGCTGTGATGTCCTCATCACAATATATATTAAACGTGTATATTAAATGGATCATCAATTACATCGTCAAATAGGTAAAGGCAACACTTTATCTCCTCGAACAATCTGGTACAGACCAAGCAATTTACAACAAAAGCAATTTGCATGTACATGCTCCTCTTTTACCTTTGTGAAGTGAGATAGAAGGAAAAATATCCTGGTCCAGTTTGGACAAAGGAGAAGGGACCAACAGGAGCAAAAAACATAATTCGGAATTGTATGCATCagctaattattactatgatactcCACCTGCAAATTTGGGATGAACTTGCATAAGATACGTTGTACTTCAGGTTCAAATTGTTCAGATTGGAGCATGTTGAATGATGTTGTAGACGGGTTTTCCTAGACTGCAAGGCTATAGCGACTGACACTCTTATTATGTTCTTCATGATCTCCTTGGGGGATGATGCGGCAGGCTCGCTGGTCTCTTCGCTATGATCTGTTTGGGGGATGTCGCAGCGGGCTTGCTGGTATCTTCGCTATGGGTTGTATTAACGGGTGGCTGACCTTGGTGTCATCTATACATATCAGGGGGCATTCCACTGTTGcaaggagagtgtgactgtgggAGGAGGGTGAAGAAAAAGGTCAGGACCCGTAAGCTATATATGGTGTGCGTGAACAACATATCGGGGAAGACGAATACGGAATTAATGGAGAAGGAGAAGCGAATCGTTCGTTCACCTCTGCATTTAGCGTGACAAAGAATTAATGGAGAAGATAAAGTGGAGAGGAAAGGTAGTAAAACTGAGGGAAAGGAAGAGAAGATTCTGGTGCTATCATACGGGTTAATACCTGCCCAAATAAATGATGATAATGACCACAAATAACTGATAGAATTAATTGTGGTTGATGCGGAACTGATGGAAAGTTGTGATGTGTGCCTTTTGTGCAAAATAGACAGAGATATAAATCttgaaaagaagaagatgacgtggCAGGCTTGCATGACTTGGTAAGTTAGAATTGGTCAAGGATGTTTGATGAGGTGGATATGCTGCATGTGAAGAGAAATGGGAtcacctattaagaatagaaaCATACTGAGTACGCATGTCGACGGTGAGCATGTAATGCGGATGGAAGGGAGCATGTTGACCACCGGCCACGACTGGAAGCCCAACGAGTGCAAATTATGGACATAGCCCCGAGCATCGTCACCACCTTCTGCAGCTCCGGTGcatggcactctaactacctgcaAGACACCCCTCACTACCACAACCAACATCAGGCCGGCCCGCGGAAAGACCACCGTGCCGCTATCACCGCAATGGTGGCCAAGGAGAAATGAAGAATTTACAACATGAAAAGTGCGCGAAACGGCGAGGTGAAGCTACTCGTCAAAGGAATTTTGAAACGGCGAACCGTGTGAGGTAAATTTGATGTAATTCAGTCAAAACGCTTCAAACAAGAACACAAAATTGGATATTTACAACAAACAAAACTCGAAACCAATACAGAATGGACTCACGTCGTTGACACACATATTTTTTCATGTACAACTTATTTTGATTTGAACTATTGTTGTGTTTACTAGAAGTGAGTAGAGGATTGCAGCTAGCGAGTCTGGCCATAGGGAAACTGCCGATTCGAGCGTATCCAGCGGGCCTGGCCCGAAGCTGCTTTTCGCAGCGTGCCAGCCAGCACACAGGGAGAGTTCAGCCATCCAATCGACCTGTTTTCGCATTGCTAGCCTCCAAGAGAGATACCAATCGCGTCCTTAATATCTGTCACGGTTGGTCTGACCCCCCGCCGTCTGTAGTATCATTTTGAGGTAATAGAGCCGGTTCTACAAGAGTCCATCTCTCACTCCATCCTCTCTTATACTCCTACATAATATCATTTACTAGCTAAGTAGACGGGATCAAAATGTAAGCTGGCCGCTAGCATCTTGCAGAGTTACTTTTGAAAAACTGTAAATTTCTTGGTTTTAAATTACATCACCGTGTGTCAAGGAGTTCCTCTTAAAATGTATTATGTGCAGGAAAAACTTCGTGTATATAAACATGCAATGTTGATATATAAGACCATGAAATTGGTTATTATGTTCTTGCTCCCTTCTAAATAGGATATAATAGATTGTCCCATTTTACAATTGTTGTGACACTATTTATGCCAGTTTTGTCCCATTTTACCCTTGTCATGCACTTTCACAAATGTGAAGATATATAGGGGTAAAATTGGCAACTGTTGTACAAATATGAATTTAGCGGTCAAACTAAATATGATTTTTTCTTCTAATTGGGTAAGTAGTGCCACAAACTCACAATACTACTTTTAGGAGTAATACAACAATTGTAAAATGGGACAATGTATTATATCCTATTTAGAAGGGAGCAAGAACATAATAACCAATTTCATGGTCTTATATATCAACATTGCATGTTTATATACACGAAGTTTTTCCTGCACATAATACATTTTAAGAGGAACTCCTTGACACACGGTGATGTAATTTAAAACCAAGAAATTTACAGTTTTTCAAAAGTAACTCTGCAAGATGCTAGCGGCCAGCTTACATTTTGATCCCGTCTACTTAGCTAGTAAATGATATTATGTAGGAGTATAAGAGAGGATGGAGTGAGAGATGGACTCTTGTAGAACCGGGTTGGCCTCACTCGAGCGGACGATGGCTCGCCAGCGGGCAAAGATAGCATGGCTAAGGGAGGGGGACGCCAACACGGCCTTCTTCCACCAGCATGCAGCCTATAGGCGCCAGAAGAACGTGATTCATAGCTTGAGGGTGGATGACGCCGTTCTCTCCGACCACGCGGCCATGGCTGAAGCTACCTTCGCGCACTTTGAGGGCCTGCTGGGCACTTCGGTGGCGAGGGCGCACTCGCTGGATTTGGACTTCTTGGGCACCACACCAGAGGACCTATCCGAGCTCGAGGTAGCGTTCACGGAGGAGGAGGTGTGGGAAGTAATCAGACACCTGCCACCAGGCAAGGCGCCCGGCCCCGACGGGTTCACGGCTGAGTTCCTCCAGAAATGTTGGGGGGTGGTCAAGGCTGACTTCATGGCGGCTTTCGACAAGCTTTATACGATGTGTGGGCGCGGACTCCAAGGCCTTAACCAGGCCCTGCTGGTCCTGCTGCCCAAGCGCCCGGACGCCATGGCGCTAGGCGACTACAGGCCGATAAGTCTGATTCATATATTTGCCAAGCTGGTGGCGAAAACTTTGGCTACTAGGCTGGCACCCCGGATGGAGTCGCTGGTGGATCGCAACCAATGCGCCTTCATTCGCAAAAGGTGCATCCATGACAACTTCATGTTGGTACAGCAGACAGCTCGTTTCCTACATAGAGGGAAGGAGCCGAGGGTGATGCTGAAGCTGGACATTGCTCGGGCTTTCGACTCAGTATCCTGGGGCTTCCTCATGGAGGTTCTCCAGAAGTTAGGGTTTGGGCCGAGGTTCCGAGAGATTGTCTCTCTGCTACTGGCCACGGCCAGTACCCGGGTGATGCTCAATGGCGAGCCAGGCCCCCCGATCTGGCATCGGAGGGGACTGAGACAGGGGGACCCCCTGTCGCCATCGTTGTTTGTACTGGTGATGAACTCGCTCAACAAGGTGCTCGCCAAGGCAGCTGAGCTGGGTATGCTGCGACGGTTGGCGCGACGGGACCTGGTGACCTCGGTGTCGCTATATGCGGATGATGTGGTGATCTTCTGTCACCCGGATGAGGCAGAGTTGGGTGCGGTCCGTGGGATCCTGGAGCTTTTTGGGCAAGCTTCCGGCCTACGCACCAACTTCGCTAAGTGCTCGGTGTCTCCTGTTGCTTGCTCGGATGAGGTGGCTGTGGCTGCGGCGGGACACATGGAGTGCCAGCTAGCGCCTTTTCCGGTGAAGTACCTGGGCATTCCCCTGTCTATTAGGCGGTTGTCGGCCGAGACTTTCCAGCCGCTTTTGGACAGGTTAGCTGACAGATTGCCGACATGGCGGGCATCCATGATGCCGCAAGTTGGACGTTTGACGCTGATCCGAGCGGTGCTCGCGGCAATCCCGCTGCACCTACTAATGGTACTGGCCCTGAACAAAAAGACCCTCAAACAGATCAACAAGATCCTGCGAGGGTTCCTCTGGGTGGGCCGGGCAGAGGCCAATGGAGGTCACTGCCATGTGAACTGGGCAAGGGTGTGCCGGCCGCTTAACCTAGGAGGGTTGGGGATCCCCGACCTTGCACGGATGGTCATAAGCCTTAGGGTGCGTTGGCTGTGGAGGATGCGCACGGATCCCCAACGGCCATGGCGCGGGCTGGACATGCAGTTCTCGAAGGCGGAGCTGGACATCTTCGCGGCTTCCACCTCGATGACGGTGGGTAATGGGGAGTCCGCGCTCTTCTGGGAGGACCGGTGGCTGGATGGCAAGTCCATCAAGGAGATGGCGCCAGAGGTGTTCGCGCTAGTTCCTAAACGGCGCAGGAAGGTGCGTACGGTGCGTCAGGCACTGGTAGACCGCACTTGGATCCCCGACATAGCTGGAGCACCGAGTCCCCTAGCACTATGGCAATATGTGCAACTATGGGTCAGACTGAGGGATGTCCAGCTTTCGGAGGAGCAAGACGCGATGTCCTGGTTGTGGACGACGGACGGCCAGTACACCTCCCATTCTTGCTATGAGGCCCTCTTCCAGGGGGTATCACATCAGCATCATGGGAGCTGAACTGGAGATCCTGGGCGCCTCCTAGGGTGAAATTCTTCTTATGGCTGGCCTGTCTGGACAGGTGTTGGACGGGTGAGAGGCTGGCGCGTCGTGGTCTACCACATGCGCCCAGATGCCCGCTGTGTGACCAATCCGAGGAGACTATGGCGCATCTACTCACCGGATGCTCATTCTCCAGGACGATCTGGTTCGAGGTCCTCTCGTGGATCCGATCTACCTCGGGGCCTCCGGACTAGGAGGGGGACTTCGTGGAGTGGTGGTCGCAGGCGGTGCGGACCGCTCCCCGCCAGTTGCGCAAAGGTACATCGTCGGTCATCATGCTCACGACGTGGTGGATCTGGAAGCACCGGAATGCTGCGATCTTTGATAACGCACAACCCTCGGTGCCTTCCCTGCTCAACGACATCAAGACCGAGGCGCAACAGTGGGTGAGCGCGGGGGCCCGGGGTGTCCGCCAGATCATCCCCTAGACTAGGTCTTCTTTCTTGGGTCGAGTTGTAGTGTGGGGTGTTGGTCCCTTCGTGGACTTGTACATATAACCTTTTTCctatctatcaatgcatcgaaacgcaagtcttttgcgttttcgcgaaaaaggAGTAATACAATCATTTACTTGATTGTCTCTATTTGTCTGTTGCAATTGAACACCTCTATTCATGTagactgatttttttttttgaggtacATGTAGACTGATTTTGATTCTTCAATCACGTACTAAACTCATATGAACCCAACGAAGTGAACCCAAAGCCCAAGCCACACAACCTTCGAAAGTCTATCATAAACTCTATTTTGAGGGGTACCGTTGTTGGATTTTACTATGGGCATATCATAGGCATCCTTGTTCATCCTAAATGTTTGGCAGCGTAAACTACATTCTTTCAGAGTTAAGAGTTTTCATACTTGCAGAATTTAATTTCTTTTAGCTTGAcatcaaaagaactaaaaaaacaTGCTGGTTTGCCGCGCCTCTATACTGTTGTATCCATGCAAAAGAACTGCCATTTGCATCCTGAGACAGTGTAAATTAAAAGAAGTGGTTAAAGGGGGGAGTTCCCTATCTTAACTAAAGGTTGTTCGAAAGAAATGAGGAACCCTGGGGAGCCGGACTATTTCTAACATTTTATTTGTTTGCCAAATTACAGGTAAAAAAACTTCAGGTAGCAGACCTCTTGGAATTATACTTCCGATACTGGCTGTCGCTGTAGTAGCAGTAATTTCTCTTTGTATGTGGAGAACTATTCATAGGAAGAGAAGATCTCGAAGGCCAGCGCTTTCCACCCAATGTAAGTCCTCTACACTTTCCGCTTCTTAATTTTACGCACATACTAATTAAACGTGATACGTTCCCTACTAAACGGCCGCTATACATTACCAGCTCATACAGTTGACGACCTGGAGAGTGTCAAGTCAAACTTGTTATCTTTGTCATCGCTACAAGAGGCAACAGATAACTTCGACGAAAGCAATAAACTTGGCGAGGGGGGATTCGGTACAGTTTACAAGGTATATTTGTTGATAACCTTGAATCCGAGGATGTACTATGATTGGATGTTATTGTGTTTATTATAAAGTGTAAACTCTGAATTTGTGTACATCATGGGTAGCTCGCACGGCATAAGTATTGATAAACTTCATAGTATATGAATTAATATTGTAGAAAGAGCTAGATGGACTGTATGAAGTTGATAATTATTCTTCATGGAAGATAATTGATTTATTTAGGGAGTCCTTTCCGGACTAGAAGTTGCTGTAAAGAGGCTATCGAAGGGCTCAAATCAGGGGATGGAGCAACTGAAAAATGAGCTAGTTCTGGTGGCCAAGCTCCACCATAAGAACCTTGTCCGGCTTGTGGGATTTTCTTTAGAAGCGGGAGAGAGATTGCTGGTCTACGAGTACATGTCAAATAAAAGCCTTGATACCATTCTTTTCGGTACGGCAACCCTCCTCCCCACAATCCTAAATACTCTTAGTAGTATAGTAATAATAATATTTTATATGCATTACACTGACCATGAAATCTGACCATGAAATCTGGTGTTAGATCCTGAGGAAAAACAACGATTGGAGTGGGCGACACGATACATGATAATAGAAGGAGTTGCTCGAGGTCTCCAGTATCTACACGAGGATTCTCAAAAGAAGATCGTCCACCGCGACCTGAAAGCAAGCAATGTTTTGTTAGATGCAGAGTTGAGCCCCAAGATCGGAGACTTCGGCCTGGCCAGGCTCTTTGCGCAAGATCAGACTCGCGAGGTCACCGGGCGCATCGTCGGGACATTGTGAGTAATTAGTCATGAACTTCGAACAACGAATCAATTATGACGCAGGCAATATCACCATCTTAATCCTTGCTTGCATGTTCTTCTTATTGCAGCGGCTACATGTCTCCTGAGTATGTGATGCGTGGACAATACTCTACAAAATCAGATGTGTACAGTTTTGGCATTCTAGTGATAGAGATCGTAACGGGCCGTAGAAACAATGGGTCCTACCTTCCCGAGGAAAACGAAGATCTTATAAGCATCGTGAGTACACTGTAAATACCTGCAGAAAATTTCTTATTGTATGTTCTTAGTGCTGAACACATGCATTTATAATGCTAGGTATGGAATCACTGGGCTGAAGGAGCGATTGCAGAGATGGTAGATTCCTCCTTGGAAAGAAACTACCCTGTAGCCGAGGTGCTCAAGTGTGTCCATATCGGCTTCCTGTGCCTTCAACAGAACCCTGCAGATCGACCTACGATGTCAGAGATCATGGTGATGCTTAACAGTGATGCTACCACTTCTCTACCAGCTGCTGCTAGACCAACGTTTTTTCTCAATGGAAGTTCTGATCTTTCTAAAAATGCTACCTCACCTTTGTACACGAACACCTTCACTAGCGGTCGCTAATGCGCACATTGGAAACTGAGATCAGATGTCTAAATTCAGTTTATATTAACCCAAATTTGGATGTTGTGTATCTTGAAGCAAGGAATTGTGAATTGGCATTAGGTCAGACGAATTCGGTTGTTTGGATATGTTTGAATTAAGAATGAAATCAGAAACATTGTAGAATTCAACCACTTTTAAAATGGCATCCCCGAAAACCAATCCTCACCCCTCCATATGGGATTGAGATCGATTGCCGCCAAGAAGATAGACCGTGTAGAGATTAGGCTCAAGGATGCAGTACGGGAGTTCATTCTTGCCAAGCTCATGAGTCCGGACAGTCGAGGCCACCATGCTCTCCATTGTCTTCAATCAAAATTCATATAAAGACTAACCTCTAACGAGCGAAGTGAGACCCGTCGTCGGAGCCTTGAGCCGCGGTAGAACTATGGTTTGTACTGATTTCCGGGATAGTGTTtgggaggaagaaggagaggggTTGCCCTTAAATATGCCCAAAAGGGTAGGTAGACTTCGGCTAGTTTTGGACCAAAACATTAGATGAGTTTTCACCTAGTTTTATTTTTAACAAAATGAGAATTTTTTGTTTTAGAATGGATCGGAAATATTTTTGTGTTAGTTGAATTAATAAAATGAGGGAAATGGCTTACCACATTTCGAAATATTTTTCGGGACATTAcacaaagcccccccccccccccccccgggcatTAGGGATCGTCATCGATCTATGTCACCACTACTATATAAATACCTCTTCTAAGTCGCTGCGTGGGATAGGTTGAATATGTGAAATTCCAATGTTATGTACTCTCCCAATATTAGAAAGTTTTGCTGGCTAGCGCCCGTAATTTTTTACCCTTCTAGCTTGAGTGGTTTTCCATGTTAAGTCCTTGTGTCTCTTCGTTTTCCATTTGATCTTTTTTTTGTTGTTCATGATTATAACAAATGAAGCTTGTTTTCAACAAAAAATGGTAAAAACCTAGCATTAATCCCATCTGAAAAATCTTGTTGCGGCACATTATAAAGTGAATTACAACAACAATTACGACAATTTTTGTTGTATGATATAAAATCGGATCACCTCCAGGAAAGTTTTCTTGTGACACCACAACCGTCAAAACCCCAAAAACATGAAGGCGCACATGAAGGAATCATCCACATATATAGAAAAAAGTCAAgtacaaaagaaaaaaaatcaagagagGAAAGGGCAGCACACTAAAGCCCATTAGTATTCCTCTATAATTGACTGGAGGCATGGGTTGTAGAAGACCAAATAGCCCttgctcccccccccccccgcccccccaACTCGGAGTTCTTTTAGAATTTTTAATAGAATTGACTAACTTTCCCTTACTTTCCCTCCATACCAAGGGTATTGGTGGTCATTTGTACAAGACTTTAGCCTATCAAAGATTGCCATTTTTTCAtctccatctcctttatatcgccaactttggcccagtcgacgtcctgctggctgtcagcaaccagagcaATGGTGCCCTCGatgccaatcttcaggccttcttggcgtagtttgagcccaagatcttcttgagagttgaagcacttggcgagagttGTGAAAACCTTgggctcttctttcttcgggaagaaataaggaaaaA
It includes:
- the LOC127301697 gene encoding cysteine-rich receptor-like protein kinase 10; translated protein: MNGRARTHAVLLLLAVAVPLAAAQPWPLCDSSSGNYSAGSTYETNLLNLIVTLRQNASSSPSLFASSTRGTAPDTVYGLMICRGDVSASDCADCGTSALQNAGTACGRLIRDVALCNNQCYVRLSDVNFLASTNNSGEVRLRSGANITSSDVAGYNRAVNTLLNATLQYAVDNSSRLFATGRLVGPDPGFSPIFSAAQCSPDLSPAQCRSCLQDLLDQWWAALPRNEGGARIAGTRCSLRSELGHVPFYTGTAMLQLPATAAAPGPATTVGPGTPEGKKTSGSRPLGIILPILAVAVVAVISLCMWRTIHRKRRSRRPALSTQSHTVDDLESVKSNLLSLSSLQEATDNFDESNKLGEGGFGTVYKGVLSGLEVAVKRLSKGSNQGMEQLKNELVLVAKLHHKNLVRLVGFSLEAGERLLVYEYMSNKSLDTILFDPEEKQRLEWATRYMIIEGVARGLQYLHEDSQKKIVHRDLKASNVLLDAELSPKIGDFGLARLFAQDQTREVTGRIVGTFGYMSPEYVMRGQYSTKSDVYSFGILVIEIVTGRRNNGSYLPEENEDLISIVWNHWAEGAIAEMVDSSLERNYPVAEVLKCVHIGFLCLQQNPADRPTMSEIMVMLNSDATTSLPAAARPTFFLNGSSDLSKNATSPLYTNTFTSGR